A genomic region of Metopolophium dirhodum isolate CAU chromosome 1, ASM1992520v1, whole genome shotgun sequence contains the following coding sequences:
- the LOC132945369 gene encoding E3 SUMO-protein ligase ZBED1-like, which produces MDLDENLVDDPASHDPPVEALNVPGSSGVNNTSTNTTRIQSNIMSFMHSKKPISMSRSKEIDEQVTKMIEINHKVVAVVTDNAANMVSAVRQLHFRHLGCFAHSINLVVQNSLANISEIVSKVKKIVEFFKRSSNALTKLQSTQAQMGLPLLKLKQNCVTRWNSTYDMLKRIICIKDAVISTLALLQSSIDTLTPEEWDTVDKAILILQIFNEVTIEVSSEKTVSISKKIVLVSSMTATVNTYVNDISLPYAVHQMAVSLKSELQKRFKDIEEIEIVAQASILDPRFKKYGNIQLPSTPSNNLEQTPTTSTSQPPRSLLWKMYEDKVEQFKSTVSSTAAGIIELDKYLGETLTDRKDDPLKWWYERKHIYPHLYEFVMKPCVTATSVPCERIFSEAGQIITQKRNCLNTKKASQLVFLHNNNNPLKKDSGCISMAVTTQPAEEFSNNFTPVTTLSEDTTEMTVCSDITPLKI; this is translated from the exons ATGGACCTTGATGAAAATCTTGTAGATGATCCTGCTAGTCacg ACCCTCCAGTAGAAGCATTAAATGTTCCTGGTTCGAGTGGTGTTAATAATACTTCAACAAATACTACCCGCATCCAAAGTAACATTATGAGTTTTATGCATAGTAAAAAACCTATCTCAATGAGTAGATCTAAGGAAATTGATGAACAAGTGACAAAAATGATA GAAATCAATCATAAAGTTGTGGCTGTTGTAACTGACAATGCAGCAAATATGGTTTCTGCAGTACGTCAGTTACATTTTCGACACCTTGGATGTTTTGCTCATTCCATCAATCTCGTTGTTCAAAACTCACTAGCAAACATTTCAGAAATagtttcaaaagtaaaaaaaatagtcgAATTTTTCAAACGCAGCAGTAACGCATTAACAAAACTCCAATCAACACAAGCTCAAATGGGTTTAcctttattaaaattgaaacaaaattgTGTGACGAGATGGAACTCGACGTATGATATGTTGAAgagaattatttgtataaaagatGCTGTAATTTCAACATTAGCTCTATTACAAAGTAGTATTGATACTTTGACTCCAGAAGAATGGGATACAGTTGATAAAGCTAttctaatattacaaatttttaatgagGTTACAATAGAAGTTAGCTCAGAAAAAACCGTAtccatatcaaaaaaaatagttcTAGTTAGTTCCATGACAGCAACTGTAAATACTTATGTTAACGATATATCTTTGCCCTATGCAGTTCATCAAATGGCAGTTTCACTGAAAAGTGAACTACAAAAACGGTTTAAAGACATTGAAGAGATTGAAATTGTGGCACAAGCATCAATCTTGGACcctcgatttaaaaaatatg GAAACATTCAATTGCCGTCAACACCATCTAACAACCTCGAACAAACACCAACAACTTCAACATCACAACCTCCAAGATCTCTGTTATGGAAAATGTATGAAGATAAAGTTGAGCAATTCAAATCCACAGTGTCATCAACTGCAGCAGGAATAATAGAGTTGGATAAATACCTCGGAGAAACATTAACTGACCGTAAAGATGATCCGTTAAAATGGTGGTACGAACGAAAGCATATTTATCCTCATCTGTATGAATTTGTTATGAAGCCCTGTGTGACAGCAACCAGTGTTCCATGCGAGAGAATATTTTCAGAAGCTGGACAAATTATTACGCAAAAAAGAAATTGCTTGAACACAAAAAAAGCTTCACAGTTagtatttttacacaataataataatccactCAAAAAGGACTCGGGTTGTATCAGCATGGCAGTAACAACACAACCAGCGGAGGAATTCTCAAATAACTTCACTCCAGTAACAACATTGTCTGAAGATACTACAGAAATGACCGTATGTTCAGATATTACGCCTTTAAAAATCTAA